Part of the Tenacibaculum sp. SZ-18 genome, AACTCGATCAGAGTTTAATCCACCAGTTCTGTAGCTTACAAATCTTCCCTGTAAATCAATATAAGCATTTAATTTGTCATTAAGTCTAATATTAGTTTTAACAAAAGAACTTAAATCTTGTTTTTTCGCATCACTAAAATAATAACGATCTCTAATATTAACATTCGGAGCTAAATCACTTCCCCAAATCACTTCTCCGTAATGATCATTTGTATAATTACTATAAGAACCGCCAGCAATTATTTCTAAACCATCAACAGTATATGTTGCTGCAGCATTAAAAACATAGAAATGATTATCTAACCAACGACGAACAACAATATCACTACCATCAATAATTAAATTATTAAAGTCAGGAGCAGATTCACCAGGCTTATACTGCTCAAAATATCCTTTTCCACGTGTGTAGTTTAAACCAATATTTGTAGATAATTTATCACTGAACTTTTCATTCCAGTGTAATTGATAATGATCTTGCCAATAATTATCAGTTTCATTATCATAAGTATAAGGATTTTGACGACGATTTTCTGCTAATTCTTCTGCAGTTAAGCCAAACCAAGCTTGGTAAGTTTGTTCTGATCCTCCAAAAACAATTGCTTTAATTAGGGTATTGTCATCAGAATAACTTCCTTGTAAAAAGTATGATTTTAAATCGGTAAAAGCACGATCTACATATCCATCAGAGTAAATATTAGATAAACGACCAGAGAATTCAAAATGATCATTTACTCTTCCAGTGGTAAATTTAACTGTGTGTTTGCGAGTTCCGAAAGATCCAAAAGCGTTTGAAATTTCTCCACCAGCTTCTTCAGAAATAGCATCAGTTAAAATATTTAAACTAGCACCAAAAGCTCCAGATCCGTTAGTCGAAGTTCCAACTCCACGTTGTAATTGCAAACTTTGAGTTGAAGAAGCAAAATCTCCTAAATTTACCCAAAATGTTCCTTGACTTTCTGGATCATTATATGGAATTCCGTTAATAGTAACATTGATTCTTGTTGCATCTGAACCACGAACTCTCATATACGTATAACCAATACCAGCTCCTGCATCAGAAGAAGATATCACAGATGGTAAATAATTTAATAATACAGGAATATCTTGTCCTAAATTACGTTTGGCAATTTCTTTTTTAGACAAGTTCGAGTGTGTTACAGGAGCATCTGCTTTCACACGAATAGAAGAAACTAGAACTTCGTCTAAAACTTCATCTTCGGAAGTTAATTTGATTACAATATCTTTCGTTCCTGAAGCAATTTCCTTCTTAATTGTTCTAAATCCAACAAAAGATATTTCTAATAAATAATTTCCTTCTGGAATTCTTAAAGTAAAATTTCCATCAGCATCTGTGATAGATCCTTTTTTGATATCACGAATAATTACGCTTGCACCATTTAGTGGATTAGAATTACTGTCAACTACCTTACCAGAAATTGAACCTGATTGAGCTTGGACAGCTAATGAGATAGTAAAAAGTAAAAGAGATACTAACATCTTCACTCTTTTACAAATGTTTAAAAACGTCATTTTAAAATAAGTGAATAAAAAGAGGCAATTATTCGTTGTTTTTGTTTGAAAAAATATGGGTGAACTTAGTAGGAGTTAAAAGGATACAACCCTTTCTACTCATTAAAAACATTTAAAAAAATGCTACTACAAAAGTTCACAATCCCTAAACAGCATTACCTGTTCTAGGTTCAATGGGTATGATCTCAGCCGTATTAGTGGCACCCCTTTTTTGAGAACATTGCAAAGGTAAGGTGGAATTTTAATATAACGTGTAAGAAATTAAGTTAATCGACGTTTGGTTTTCGTCTTAATTGTTTTTTGAGTGAGTGGTTTTGTTTATATTCTGCTTTTTTGACCAAAGAACTTCTAGTTGGCTTTGTAGCTCTTCTTTTTTTGGGTTTTATTAAACTGGCAGTTAATAGTTTAAAAAATAATTTAATTACAGTTTCTTTGTTTTTATGTTGAGAACGGGTTTCTTGTGAATATAAAATTAGAAATCCTGTTTTTGAAATTTTATTCCTCAATTTAGCTCGAATCAAGTTTTTTTCTTCATCTGATAAACCTTTTGAATTATCGAGATTGAAATGTAATTCAATTTTAGAAGCAACTTTATTTACATGTTGCCCACCTGGCCCAGAACTTTTAGTTGCTTTGAATTGTAATTCAGATAAAAGAATTTCTTTATTCGCCAATTAATGCATTAAGGTATTTGGATCAATATTTTGATGTAAGCAATGTAAATCTAAATCGATTAATGTATCTGAATAAGAATATAAATTATCTTTTTTAGCAATCAAATCCTCAATAATTTGAGTAGCTTTTTTTAATCTGGTTTCTTTATCTCCTTTTAAAAGAACATAAGGACGATTGTATTTTTCAAGAGCATTTTTAAACGCGTTAAACATTTTTTCACGTTGTTCAGGTCTATCTCTTAAATCGTCTTCTTCCCAAGGTGTGTCTATATAGGTTAGGAAGTAAATGTCATAGGTGTTTTTGATAGCAAATTCATCCAATAGCGGATTAACAAATCCACCGTAATATTCTTCTGAATACACTTTGGTTTCTAGTAAATCAGTATCACAAATTAATAATTTGTTCGCCTTTTTTGCTAAAGAGTTTTCTAAGTCCATTTGACCAATAGCAATTGGAATTAGATCACTTTTTTCACAAGTTTTACGTTCATTATTCCATTTGTATTGTAAATATTCTCTTGCATATTCTGGTGCCCAAACTGTATTATAATGTCGAGCAAGCTGACGAGAAAGTGTTGTTTTACCTGTACTTTCTGGACCAAATAAAACTACTTTAACTAAATTAATTTCGGATTGTCTAAGCTTTTCTTCCATGTAATATATCCTTGAACGGCTAGAATTGTAAAGATAAGATATTGTAGGGATAACATTCCTAAACCTCGATAAGTGTATAAAGGAACTGTGATTAAATCAGCGAAAATCCATAAAGTCCAGTTTTCTAACTTTTTATTTGCCATGAAC contains:
- a CDS encoding TonB-dependent receptor codes for the protein MLVSLLLFTISLAVQAQSGSISGKVVDSNSNPLNGASVIIRDIKKGSITDADGNFTLRIPEGNYLLEISFVGFRTIKKEIASGTKDIVIKLTSEDEVLDEVLVSSIRVKADAPVTHSNLSKKEIAKRNLGQDIPVLLNYLPSVISSSDAGAGIGYTYMRVRGSDATRINVTINGIPYNDPESQGTFWVNLGDFASSTQSLQLQRGVGTSTNGSGAFGASLNILTDAISEEAGGEISNAFGSFGTRKHTVKFTTGRVNDHFEFSGRLSNIYSDGYVDRAFTDLKSYFLQGSYSDDNTLIKAIVFGGSEQTYQAWFGLTAEELAENRRQNPYTYDNETDNYWQDHYQLHWNEKFSDKLSTNIGLNYTRGKGYFEQYKPGESAPDFNNLIIDGSDIVVRRWLDNHFYVFNAAATYTVDGLEIIAGGSYSNYTNDHYGEVIWGSDLAPNVNIRDRYYFSDAKKQDLSSFVKTNIRLNDKLNAYIDLQGRFVSYRTGGLNSDRVPLDIDKDFNFFNPKAGLTYQLNDANSFYLSYARANREPNRNDFEGGNTQHETLDDFELGWRLATDKIKVNTNLFYMDYTNQLVLSGAINNVGEPLRETSGSSFRLGLEIDADITLTEHVSIKPNLGLSTNKNRNFNAPIDGIVENLGNTNISFSPNVIVGNSLVITPTNNLQIAFLSKFVGEQFMGNLGGRISNNEKLERYFTSDLNIVYELETNKIFDSIVFTGLVNNIFNREYVDRGYYFFYDDTWSNPGVTTTVDGAGYYPQATINFLAGVTFKL
- the arfB gene encoding alternative ribosome rescue aminoacyl-tRNA hydrolase ArfB; protein product: MANKEILLSELQFKATKSSGPGGQHVNKVASKIELHFNLDNSKGLSDEEKNLIRAKLRNKISKTGFLILYSQETRSQHKNKETVIKLFFKLLTASLIKPKKRRATKPTRSSLVKKAEYKQNHSLKKQLRRKPNVD
- a CDS encoding AAA family ATPase, whose protein sequence is MEEKLRQSEINLVKVVLFGPESTGKTTLSRQLARHYNTVWAPEYAREYLQYKWNNERKTCEKSDLIPIAIGQMDLENSLAKKANKLLICDTDLLETKVYSEEYYGGFVNPLLDEFAIKNTYDIYFLTYIDTPWEEDDLRDRPEQREKMFNAFKNALEKYNRPYVLLKGDKETRLKKATQIIEDLIAKKDNLYSYSDTLIDLDLHCLHQNIDPNTLMH